The following are from one region of the Aspergillus chevalieri M1 DNA, chromosome 1, nearly complete sequence genome:
- a CDS encoding retrograde cargo receptor ERV46 (COG:U;~EggNog:ENOG410PH7U;~InterPro:IPR012936,IPR039542;~PFAM:PF07970,PF13850;~TransMembrane:2 (i20-43o400-421i)): MPAKSRFTRLDAFAKTVEDARIRTTSGGIVTIASLLVILWLVWGEWVDYRRVTVLPELVVDKSRGERMEIHLNVTFPRLPCELLTLDVMDVSGEQQVGVAHGVNKVRLSPQAEGGRVLDVQALDLHSQEEIAKHLAPDYCGECGGAPAPEGVMKPGCCNTCDEVREAYAQKSWAFGKGENIEQCDREGYAERINAQRREGCRLEGVIRVNKVIGNFHIAPGRSFTSGNIHAHDLENFFEKDLPENERHTMTHEIHQLRFGPQLPDELSDRWQWTDHHHTNPLDNTKQITDEPAYNFMYFVKVVSTSYLPLGWDPLLSSAIHNTYDKAPLGTHGFAYGNQGSIETHQYSVTSHKRALMGGNDAAEGHKERIHAQGGIPGVFFNYDISPMKVINREARTKTFSGFLTGVCAIIGGTLTVAAAVDRGLYEGAMRVKKIHSS; this comes from the exons ATGCCTGCCAAATCGCGCTTCACGAGGCTAGATGCCTTTGCCAAAACCGTCGAGGATGCTCGCATTCGCACTACTTCCGGCGGGATCGTCACCATAGCGTCGCTGCTTGTTATACTGTGGTTGGTTTGGGGAGAATGGGTGGACTACAGGCGCGTGACGGTTCTTCCTGAGCTAGTGGTTGATAAGTCGCGAG GGGAGAGAATGGAGATTCATCTGAACGTGACATTTCCGCGGCTGCCATGTGAACTTCTTACGCTTGATGTGATGGATGTCTCTGGCGAACAGCAGGTTGGCGTTGCGCATGGTGTGAACAAAGTGCGCTTGAGCCCGCAGGCCGAGGGAGGTCGAGTCCTGGATGTTCAGGCATTGGACCT ACACTCGCAAGAAGAAATCGCCAAACACCTCGCCCCTGACTACTGCGGCGAATGCGGCGGCGCGCCAGCCCCCGAGGGCGTCATGAAACCTGGCTGTTGCAACACCTGCGACGAGGTCCGCGAAGCCTATGCGCAGAAATCCTGGGCCTTCGGCAAAGGTGAGAACATCGAACAATGCGACCGCGAAGGCTACGCCGAGCGCATCAACGCCCAGCGCCGCGAAGGCTGCCGCCTCGAAGGCGTCATCCGCGTCAACAAAGTCATCGGCAACTTCCACATCGCCCCCGGCCGCAGCTTCACCTCCGGTAACATCCACGCCCATGACCTCGAGAACTTCTTCGAAAAAGACCTCCCCGAGAACGAACGCCACACCATGACCCACGAGATCCACCAGCTCCGCTTCGGGCCCCAACTCCCCGACGAACTCTCTGACCGCTGGCAATGGACAgaccaccaccacaccaACCCGCTCGACAACACCAAGCAGATCACCGACGAACCAGCCTACAACTTCATGTACTTCGTCAAGGTCGTCTCAACTTCCTACCTCCCTCTCGGCTGGGaccccctcctctcctccgccATCCACAACACCTACGACAAAGCCCCCCTGGGCACGCACGGCTTCGCCTACGGCAACCAGGGCTCTATTGAAACGCACCAGTACTCCGTAACATCGCACAAGCGCGCACTCATGGGCGGCAACGACGCGGCAGAAGGCCACAAGGAGCGCATCCACGCGCAGGGCGGCATCCCCGGCGTGTTCTTCAACTATGACATTTCCCCGATGAAAGTTATCAACCGGGAGGCGAGGACGAAGACGTTCTCTGGTTTCTTGACTGGTGTTTGTGCGATTATCGGCGGGACGCTGACTGTTGCGGCGGCTGTGGATCGGGGATTGTATGAGGGGGCTATGAGGGTGAAGAAGATTCATTCGAGTTAA
- the MEX67 gene encoding mRNA export factor mexA (BUSCO:EOG09263MNN;~COG:A;~EggNog:ENOG410PK9N;~InterPro:IPR002075,IPR005637,IPR009060,IPR018222, IPR032710,IPR032675,IPR030217;~PFAM:PF03943,PF02136;~go_component: GO:0005634 - nucleus [Evidence IEA];~go_function: GO:0005515 - protein binding [Evidence IEA];~go_process: GO:0051028 - mRNA transport [Evidence IEA]) — MSKMKGGKGSRRSGGTDRGGIRKRGGPTRVDRDGDMDMDAAGGGARGRGKRARGDSGRPSGPRAPAVDAIQKAISGNTTSQVNIRQGGKGSNLEQVSIRGWKQSKAASNRDGGHESLITFLEKKINAPDSKASSRARISKSRIEGDTLIVSIRPDLLDRILHLNGFSFAGAPLTVEKFDAMTDQPMISDIAQNGSSSSAADTKAKLSAILAKRYFQDAKLLNLSALGTDPDLMAMGMFNTTSTESKFFPALMKIWEMNFTNSVTKREAVKSVSLADNQLANISVVTTLAQTFPDLENLDLSRNDFKDAQALIAWRWKFRNLEFLDLTGNPFSADPSFKDTMLKWYPKLRILNNTEVRTAEELAAQKKTPIPVQPPYFQDQSQIAENFVRAFFAGYDTNRSDLLNSVYDHNSTFSLNVNATAPRAQQTETAGWDPYIKKSRNLLKINHLPARMSRAYQGVEKIRELWNSLPATRHPDIAAHPEEWLIECHPMPGLPDPAGQSATGVGGLLIQVHGKFEEMSTGKVELRSFDRTFIVGPGSGAGGIRVNSDILCLRAYGGHEAWAVETPPVPQSVPQAMAPVPQVPPVPQVPDVQAPTQLVAPPATPAGYGIPAPGKPDAQVQQEQLVMQMSAKTNMTLQYSGMALSGNGWNVEAALKNFEELKGQGQLPPDAFLPGTV; from the exons ATGAGCAAAATGAAGGGCGGAAAAGGTTCTCGACGTTCTGGTGGGACGGATCGCGGAGGCATTCGCAAGCGGGGTGGTCCTACACGAGTTGATCGAGAtggtgatatggatatggatgctGCTGGTGGAGGTGCTCGGGGTCGTGGCAAGAGAGCACGAGGCGATTCAGGCCGCCCCTCCGGCCCTCGGGCTCCTGCGGTCGATGCGATCCAGAAGGCGATCTCCGGCAACACCACCTCCCAGGTCAACATCCGACAGGGCGGCAAAGGAAGCAACCTCGAACAAGTCAGCATCCGTGGATGGAAACAAAGCAAGGCCGCCTCAAATCGCGACGGTGGCCACGAAAGCCTTATCACCTTCCTGGAGAAAAAAATCAATGCACCCGACTCGAAAGCTAGCTCGCGCGCAAGAATATCAAAG TCGCGGATTGAGGGGGACACTCTAATTGTCTCGATCCGGCCGGATTTGCTGGACAGGATCCTTCATCTGAATGGTTTTTCTTTCGCTGGAGCTCCTCTCACGGTCGAGAAATTTGATGCGATGACGGATCAGCCTATGATTTCCGACATTGCGCAAAATGGAAGCTCCTCATCAGCCGCCGATACGAAAGCCAAATTATCGGCTATCCTCGCCAAACGTTATTTCCAAGATGCGAAATTACTCAACCTCTCGGCGCTCGGAACTGACCCTGACCTTATGGCTATGGGAATGTTCAACACCACATCTACCGAGTCCAAGTTCTTCCCGGCGCTGATGAAAATCTGGGAAATGAACTTTACCAACTCTGTTACGAAGCGAGAGGCCGTCAAGAGTGTTAGTTTGGCAGATAATCAGCTGGCCAATATCTCGGTGGTCACTACGCTCGCCCAAACATTCCCCGACTTAGAGAACCTCGACTTGTCGAGGAACGATTTCAAGGACGCACAAGCTCTTATCGCCTGGCGATGGAAATTCAGGAATCTTGAATTCCTCGATCTCACAGGGAATCCATTCAGTGCAGATCCCTCCTTCAAGGACACGATGCTCAAGTGGTATCCAAAGCTGCGAATCTTGAACAATACGGAAGTCCGCACGGCGGAGGAATTGGCTGCGCAAAAGAAGACGCCAATTCCCGTCCAACCGCCCTACTTCCAGGATCAGTCGCAGATTGCCGAAAACTTTGTCAGGGCATTTTTTGCCGGCTACGACACTAACCGTAGTGATCTCTTAAACAGCGTTTACGACCACAACTCCACCTTTTCATTAAACGTGAACGCGACTGCTCCGAGAGCCCAGCAAACCGAAACAGCAGGGTGGGACCCGTACATCAAGAAAAGCCGAAACCTCCTCAAAATCAATCATCTACCAGCTCGAATGTCTCGAGCCTACCAGGGCGTGGAAAAGATCCGTGAACTATGGAACTCGCTCCCGGCAACTCGGCATCCCGATATCGCGGCGCACCCAGAAGAATGGCTTATTGAATGTCATCCCATGCCGGGACTGCCTGATCCTGCTGGGCAAAGCGCCacaggtgttggtggtttACTCATCCAGGTGCATGGAAAGTTCGAAGAAATGAGCACAGGGAAAGTGGAACTGCGCAGTTTCGACAGGACTTTTATTGTTGGCCCCGGGTCAGGTGCGGGTGGCATCAGGGTGAACAGTGATATCCTCTGCTTGCGGGCATACGGTGGACACGAAGCATGGGCTGTTGAAACTCCACCAGTGCCTCAATCGGTGCCTCAAGCAATGGCCCCAGTACCTCAAGTACCTCCAGTGCCTCAAGTGCCAGACGTCCAGGCCCCGACTCAATTGGTAGCACCACCCGCAACTCCGGCAGGCTATGGTATCCCAGCGCCTGGAAAGCCCGATGCGCAAGTACAACAAGAACAATTGGTGATGCAGATGAGCGCCAAGACGAATATGACTTTGCAGTACTCTGGAATGGCGCTTTCGGGCAATGGATGGAACGTGGAAGCTGCGTTGAAGAATTTCGAGGAACTTAAG GGACAAGGACAACTCCCACCGGATGCTTTCCTCCCTGGGACGGTTTAA